ACCAGCAGTCGAGTGAGCTATATATACTCACGGTCAGGCGGCCTCTGAACATCATCGCTTGCAGTTGCAGCATCACAAGCAAACTGAAGTCACTCACAGCTCTCCAGCTTCCATCCAGAAAGGAGAAGGAAACAAGCTAGTGGACAACCAACCATGATCAGCGCCAAGAAGATTGCTCATCTCGCCAAGAAGTGGCAGAGGATGGCTGCACAAGGGAGGAAGCGCCTCGCCTTGGGGGCGGCAGCAAAGCAAGCCGACGAGTGCTGCAGCTATGTGGCGAGCAAGGGCCACTGCGCGGTGTACACGGCCGACGGGGCACGGTTCGAGGTGCCGCTGGCGTGCCTTAGCACCCCGGTCTTCGTGGAGCTCCTGCAGATGTCACAGGAGGAGTTCGGCTTCACGGGCGGCGATGGCACTGGCAGGATCACGCTGCCCTGCGACGCGGCGATCATGGAGTACGCCATGTGTTTGCTCAGGAAAGGAGCCTCTGCTGAGCTAGAGCAGGCGTTCCTTAGCACCATGGCCATGTCATGCCACTGTGCCAGCCACATGGCGCCGTATGTTGGACGAGCCAGACAGCAGATTGTTGTTTAGTTTCTGTTCAGTGTAGTGTAGATAGTGGAGCAAAGGTATTAGCTAGATAAATATTATTCGAAACCTTCTGATCGTGTGCAAGGACGCGACTAATCAAGCAAGGTCTTAAGAAGTTAGAGAGACATGATTTATGTTCTGTACTTTTCGAAAATTGTGAGGACTACTCACATTACATAGCAAAAGACTTTCTTGTGCACAACTCTGAATTCAAATCAGCTGATAGGTTGTTCCGTTCAAAATAAAAATCTGAGAGGTTGCTAGTGCACAAcacaaaagaaaagaaga
This portion of the Zea mays cultivar B73 chromosome 2, Zm-B73-REFERENCE-NAM-5.0, whole genome shotgun sequence genome encodes:
- the LOC100193999 gene encoding SAUR52-auxin-responsive SAUR family member — translated: MISAKKIAHLAKKWQRMAAQGRKRLALGAAAKQADECCSYVASKGHCAVYTADGARFEVPLACLSTPVFVELLQMSQEEFGFTGGDGTGRITLPCDAAIMEYAMCLLRKGASAELEQAFLSTMAMSCHCASHMAPYVGRARQQIVV